One region of uncultured Methanolobus sp. genomic DNA includes:
- a CDS encoding phage terminase large subunit family protein, which produces MSSNYDPLAEIEAALIEDVENTATHKTLSEWVSQFRTLKGKPWQWVAHEKPPMGREIVKDFRFLIDIYDDNADQIVIKKSRQMAVSEFGINWIMGTVTTVPYTTAVHIFPNQDQAKKFSMVRLTPVFDRKDSPKLARYLVDPDQIYKQSSALHAAANVYHKQFTNHSNYILSFVGGSNTKSTDARSVSADILFFDESKDLPEEKIADVMECMSQSAIRKMRMVGTPDLEGTVFDNKYLDSDRREWVISCKECGSQQIITMDNIYPVDAAPSQEIRDRGSLYYYACIDCMEELDRSCEYGKWISQNPGASVHGYHISQLMASWITADEIMQKKAENAKYPYKFANEVLGETYTGGEKPITVSKLINCKVTPGEILGTFKYVTIGVDWGNHSHYVVMGANNSKARYLLEYGIWSDIQIRDHAFNLVELATVYAPDLMILDSGYGKAQNQYVFQACPGKAYGCFYKESAFHPEWKIIDTTTDEFGEAEIPLKKEDWQYHVTCNHTALCDSLEHEINNAILKIPIEENDNLTPGLSPVREYMDNLTLARVVTSERGGVNKRRWIITKAHNYAATAYANMAMDHLISNYGETTNDAEGSPGFFAPRAY; this is translated from the coding sequence ATGAGCTCAAATTACGACCCGTTGGCTGAAATAGAGGCTGCTCTAATCGAAGATGTGGAAAATACAGCCACTCATAAGACACTTTCTGAGTGGGTTTCGCAGTTTCGGACCTTAAAAGGCAAGCCCTGGCAGTGGGTAGCGCACGAAAAACCCCCAATGGGACGTGAAATAGTCAAGGATTTCCGCTTTTTGATAGACATTTATGATGACAATGCAGACCAAATAGTCATAAAAAAGAGCCGTCAGATGGCTGTTTCAGAATTCGGGATCAACTGGATCATGGGTACAGTGACCACAGTACCATATACAACCGCTGTTCATATCTTCCCGAACCAAGATCAGGCCAAGAAATTCAGTATGGTGCGACTTACACCTGTATTTGACAGAAAAGATTCTCCTAAACTTGCCAGATACCTTGTAGATCCTGACCAGATATACAAGCAATCCAGTGCGCTTCACGCAGCTGCCAACGTATATCACAAGCAGTTTACCAACCATAGCAACTATATCCTTTCCTTTGTAGGCGGTTCTAACACCAAATCCACCGATGCAAGGTCTGTATCTGCAGACATACTTTTCTTTGACGAGTCCAAGGACCTTCCGGAAGAGAAAATAGCCGATGTAATGGAATGCATGTCGCAGTCTGCCATCCGTAAGATGCGTATGGTAGGTACTCCCGATCTGGAAGGAACCGTATTTGACAACAAATACCTGGATTCTGATCGTCGGGAATGGGTAATCAGCTGCAAAGAATGCGGATCTCAGCAGATAATCACAATGGATAACATCTATCCGGTAGACGCTGCCCCTTCTCAGGAAATAAGGGACCGCGGTTCCCTCTACTACTATGCATGTATTGACTGCATGGAGGAGCTGGACAGGTCATGTGAGTACGGTAAATGGATATCACAGAACCCAGGAGCATCAGTACATGGCTATCACATATCTCAACTCATGGCATCGTGGATCACAGCTGACGAGATCATGCAGAAAAAGGCAGAAAACGCCAAATATCCCTACAAGTTCGCCAACGAAGTACTGGGTGAAACCTACACCGGTGGCGAAAAACCAATAACAGTATCAAAACTCATCAACTGTAAAGTAACACCAGGTGAAATACTAGGTACATTCAAGTACGTAACCATAGGTGTAGACTGGGGTAACCACTCTCATTATGTAGTCATGGGTGCAAACAACTCCAAAGCCCGCTATCTGCTGGAATATGGAATATGGTCCGACATCCAGATCCGCGACCACGCCTTTAACCTGGTAGAACTTGCCACCGTCTATGCTCCTGACCTGATGATCCTTGACTCAGGATATGGCAAGGCACAGAACCAGTACGTATTTCAGGCATGCCCCGGCAAAGCATACGGGTGTTTCTACAAAGAATCAGCATTTCATCCGGAGTGGAAGATCATAGACACAACCACCGACGAATTCGGCGAGGCTGAAATACCACTCAAAAAAGAAGACTGGCAGTATCATGTTACATGTAACCACACTGCCCTGTGCGACAGCCTTGAGCATGAAATCAACAATGCCATTCTCAAAATACCCATAGAAGAAAACGACAACCTGACACCCGGCCTGTCTCCTGTAAGGGAGTACATGGACAATCTCACCCTTGCCAGAGTAGTGACATCTGAGAGAGGCGGAGTAAACAAACGCAGGTGGATAATCACTAAAGCCCACAATTATGCAGCGACGGCCTATGCCAACATGGCAATGGATCACCTGATATCAAACTATGGAGAAACAACAAATGACGCCGAAGGATCGCCAGGATTCTTTGCACCAAGAGCCTACTGA